One region of Amphiprion ocellaris isolate individual 3 ecotype Okinawa chromosome 9, ASM2253959v1, whole genome shotgun sequence genomic DNA includes:
- the zgc:158689 gene encoding brain-specific angiogenesis inhibitor 1-associated protein 2-like protein 1 isoform X2, which yields MSRTEEVNKMTENVYKGILDQFNPSLKNFVAMGKHYEKALTGVTVAAKGYFDALVKLGELASDSQGSKELGDTLFQMAEVHRQIQVQLEDVLKLFHSELLAQLEQKLELDIKYLTATLKKYQSERRSKSESIERCQSQLKKLRRKSQGSRHPNKYGDREMQFVELMSRRQVELDSLVASGYKSALTEERRRYCFLVDRQCCVTKLLTNYHSKVRELLSQKLSSWQQSCSQPTKLPERALNLLRHTAPQSPGAAGIAEVLRHAKMGSAQPEQRLSVQEVPPLLNGDSSRLQQQRSPPPSSQSDAAPQGCPQTFSSAAGASSRGASPQQPGSLLSSSPVPDASTPTTSSSSSSSSSSSSAQQASLLLASNTSTLSPCLIPSTVMSLSQVSPDGGSCQGVTVPIAHSAPHSPPLAHSAPLSRAMTPQPGPGGSSNPWLLRAAEISATATLPLPRRPVSELRLGGFQGSSLPRMLPLSGPSRVEAMFAHTPGASDGGRGLGGGACLLHFLPGDYITLLISEPRDGWHYGQNERTGRKGWFPFSYTQPQHNQTDLLESSLFLSKANSTSTGQLDKLSALTPQSEDERSLPPQRVSTFRPRPYSMADSNKITSELTSPPPSPSRPNPFAHIRLRKTVTNDRSAPIIE from the exons ATGTCTCGAACCGAGGAAGTGAACAAGATGACGGAGAACGTCTACAAG GGCATCCTGGACCAGTTCAACCCCAGTCTGAAGAACTTTGTGGCGATGGGGAAGCACTACGAGAAGGCTCTGACCG GGGTCACCGTGGCCGCTAAGGGCTACTTCGACGCTCTGGTTAAACTGGGAGAACTGGCCAGCGACAGCCAAGGCTCCAAGGAGCTGG GAGACACCCTGTTCCAGATGGCCGAGGTCCACCGACAGATTCAGGTGCAGCTGGAAGACGTG TTGAAGCTGTTTCACTCTGAGCTGCTGGCCCAGTtggagcagaagctggagcTGGACATCAAATACCTCACA GCCACCTTGAAGAAGTACCAGAGTGAGCGAAGGTCCAAGTCCGAGTCCATCGAACGCTGCCAGTCTCAGCTGAAGAAGCTCCGCAGGAAGAGTCAAGGCAGCCGCCATCCCAACAAGTATGGGGACAGAGAGATGCAG tTTGTGGAGCTGATGAGCCGTCGGCAGGtggagctggactctctggTGGCTTCAGGTTATAAGTCGGCGCTGACCGAGGAGCGGCGGCGGTACTGCTTCCTGGTCGACCGGCAGTGCTGTGTCACCAAACTGCTCACTAACTACCACTCCAAG GTCAGAGAGCTCCTGTCTCAGAAACTGTCGTCGTGGCAACAGTCGTGTTCTCAGCCAACGAAGCTTCCTGAACGAGCTCTGAACCTGCTGAGACACACGGCGCCTCAGAGCCCCGGAGCCGCCGGGATCGCCGAGGTCCTCCGACACGCCAAGATGGGTTCAGCTCAGCCGGAGCAG CGGCTGTCGGTCCAGGAGGTTCCTCCTCTGCTGAACGGAGACTCCAGTCGCCTCCAGCAGCAGcgttctcctcctccctcctcccagAGCGACGCTGCTCCTCAGGGTTGTCCTCAGACCTTCAGCTCTGCCGCCGGAGCTTCATCCAGAGGAGCTTCTCCTCAGCAGCCCGGCTCTTTGCTCAGCTCCAGCCCCGTTCCAGACGCCTCCACCCcgaccacctcctcctcctcgtcctcctcgtcctcctcctcctcggcccagCAGGCCTCCCTCCTCCTGGCCTCCAACACCTCCACCCTGTCCCCCTGCCTCATCCCGTCCACCGTCATGTCCCTCAGCCAGGTGTCTCCGGACGGCGGCTCCTGTCAGGGTGTGACCGTCCCCATCGCCCACAGCGCCCCCCACAGCCCGCCGCTGGCCCACAGCGCCCCCCTGAGCCGGGCCATGACCCCCCAGCCGGGCCCCGGAGGCAGCAGCAACCCCTGGCTGCTGAGGGCCGCAGAGATCAGCGCCACGGCGACGCTGCCGTTACCGCGGCGACCGGTCAGCGAGCTGAGGCTGGGCGGCTTCCAGG GCTCCAGCCTCCCCAGGATGCTGCCTCTATCTGGACCTTCTCGGGTGGAGGCCATGTTTGCTCACACGCCTGGAGCATCTGACGGCGGCAGAGGTTTAGGAGGCGGAGCTTGTTTACTGCACTTCCTGCCTGGAGATTACATCACTCTGCTCATCTCTGAGCCCAGAGACGGATGGCACTACGGCCAGAACGAACGGACCGGACG GAAAGGCTGGTTCCCGTTCTCCTACACTCAGCCTCAACACAACCAGACGGATCTCCTGGAGAG CTCGCTCTTCCTATCTAAAGCCAACAGCACCAGCACCGGGCAGCTGGACAAGCTGTCGGCGCTCACGCCCCAGTCGGAGGACGAGCGAAGCCTTCCGCCCCAGAGGGTCAGCACCTTCAGGCCCCGCCCATACAGCATGGCCGACAGCAACAAG ATCACCTCAGAGCTgacctcccctcctccttcacCCAGCAG GCCGAACCCGTTCGCTCACATCCGCCTCAGAAAAACTGTCACCAACGACCGCTCGGCTCCGATCATCGAGTGA
- the zgc:158689 gene encoding brain-specific angiogenesis inhibitor 1-associated protein 2-like protein 1 isoform X1 encodes MSRTEEVNKMTENVYKGILDQFNPSLKNFVAMGKHYEKALTGVTVAAKGYFDALVKLGELASDSQGSKELGDTLFQMAEVHRQIQVQLEDVLKLFHSELLAQLEQKLELDIKYLTATLKKYQSERRSKSESIERCQSQLKKLRRKSQGSRHPNKYGDREMQFVELMSRRQVELDSLVASGYKSALTEERRRYCFLVDRQCCVTKLLTNYHSKVRELLSQKLSSWQQSCSQPTKLPERALNLLRHTAPQSPGAAGIAEVLRHAKMGSAQPEQRLSVQEVPPLLNGDSSRLQQQRSPPPSSQSDAAPQGCPQTFSSAAGASSRGASPQQPGSLLSSSPVPDASTPTTSSSSSSSSSSSSAQQASLLLASNTSTLSPCLIPSTVMSLSQVSPDGGSCQGVTVPIAHSAPHSPPLAHSAPLSRAMTPQPGPGGSSNPWLLRAAEISATATLPLPRRPVSELRLGGFQGSSLPRMLPLSGPSRVEAMFAHTPGASDGGRGLGGGACLLHFLPGDYITLLISEPRDGWHYGQNERTGRKGWFPFSYTQPQHNQTDLLESSLFLSKANSTSTGQLDKLSALTPQSEDERSLPPQRVSTFRPRPYSMADSNKVGGAAGEASEVVMVTRTNGDDGLFVFQITSELTSPPPSPSRPNPFAHIRLRKTVTNDRSAPIIE; translated from the exons ATGTCTCGAACCGAGGAAGTGAACAAGATGACGGAGAACGTCTACAAG GGCATCCTGGACCAGTTCAACCCCAGTCTGAAGAACTTTGTGGCGATGGGGAAGCACTACGAGAAGGCTCTGACCG GGGTCACCGTGGCCGCTAAGGGCTACTTCGACGCTCTGGTTAAACTGGGAGAACTGGCCAGCGACAGCCAAGGCTCCAAGGAGCTGG GAGACACCCTGTTCCAGATGGCCGAGGTCCACCGACAGATTCAGGTGCAGCTGGAAGACGTG TTGAAGCTGTTTCACTCTGAGCTGCTGGCCCAGTtggagcagaagctggagcTGGACATCAAATACCTCACA GCCACCTTGAAGAAGTACCAGAGTGAGCGAAGGTCCAAGTCCGAGTCCATCGAACGCTGCCAGTCTCAGCTGAAGAAGCTCCGCAGGAAGAGTCAAGGCAGCCGCCATCCCAACAAGTATGGGGACAGAGAGATGCAG tTTGTGGAGCTGATGAGCCGTCGGCAGGtggagctggactctctggTGGCTTCAGGTTATAAGTCGGCGCTGACCGAGGAGCGGCGGCGGTACTGCTTCCTGGTCGACCGGCAGTGCTGTGTCACCAAACTGCTCACTAACTACCACTCCAAG GTCAGAGAGCTCCTGTCTCAGAAACTGTCGTCGTGGCAACAGTCGTGTTCTCAGCCAACGAAGCTTCCTGAACGAGCTCTGAACCTGCTGAGACACACGGCGCCTCAGAGCCCCGGAGCCGCCGGGATCGCCGAGGTCCTCCGACACGCCAAGATGGGTTCAGCTCAGCCGGAGCAG CGGCTGTCGGTCCAGGAGGTTCCTCCTCTGCTGAACGGAGACTCCAGTCGCCTCCAGCAGCAGcgttctcctcctccctcctcccagAGCGACGCTGCTCCTCAGGGTTGTCCTCAGACCTTCAGCTCTGCCGCCGGAGCTTCATCCAGAGGAGCTTCTCCTCAGCAGCCCGGCTCTTTGCTCAGCTCCAGCCCCGTTCCAGACGCCTCCACCCcgaccacctcctcctcctcgtcctcctcgtcctcctcctcctcggcccagCAGGCCTCCCTCCTCCTGGCCTCCAACACCTCCACCCTGTCCCCCTGCCTCATCCCGTCCACCGTCATGTCCCTCAGCCAGGTGTCTCCGGACGGCGGCTCCTGTCAGGGTGTGACCGTCCCCATCGCCCACAGCGCCCCCCACAGCCCGCCGCTGGCCCACAGCGCCCCCCTGAGCCGGGCCATGACCCCCCAGCCGGGCCCCGGAGGCAGCAGCAACCCCTGGCTGCTGAGGGCCGCAGAGATCAGCGCCACGGCGACGCTGCCGTTACCGCGGCGACCGGTCAGCGAGCTGAGGCTGGGCGGCTTCCAGG GCTCCAGCCTCCCCAGGATGCTGCCTCTATCTGGACCTTCTCGGGTGGAGGCCATGTTTGCTCACACGCCTGGAGCATCTGACGGCGGCAGAGGTTTAGGAGGCGGAGCTTGTTTACTGCACTTCCTGCCTGGAGATTACATCACTCTGCTCATCTCTGAGCCCAGAGACGGATGGCACTACGGCCAGAACGAACGGACCGGACG GAAAGGCTGGTTCCCGTTCTCCTACACTCAGCCTCAACACAACCAGACGGATCTCCTGGAGAG CTCGCTCTTCCTATCTAAAGCCAACAGCACCAGCACCGGGCAGCTGGACAAGCTGTCGGCGCTCACGCCCCAGTCGGAGGACGAGCGAAGCCTTCCGCCCCAGAGGGTCAGCACCTTCAGGCCCCGCCCATACAGCATGGCCGACAGCAACAAGGTGGGAGGAGCCGCAGGTGAAGCCTCAGAGGTCGTCATGGTAACCAGAACTAACGGTGATGATGGTCTGTTTGTGTTCCAGATCACCTCAGAGCTgacctcccctcctccttcacCCAGCAG GCCGAACCCGTTCGCTCACATCCGCCTCAGAAAAACTGTCACCAACGACCGCTCGGCTCCGATCATCGAGTGA
- the ndufa3 gene encoding NADH dehydrogenase [ubiquinone] 1 alpha subcomplex subunit 3: MSTRAVKTTTDNMSGIGAFLKNAWNKEPVIVASCAIGLLGAVLPFLSPYTKYTSMLNAAVPYNYPVPVRDDGNMDDVPAHPCEPKGRSLDWLKNL; this comes from the exons ATGAGCACCCGCGCGGTTAAAACTACAACAGACAATATGTCGG GAATCGGAGCTTTTTTAAAGAACGCGTGGAATAAGGAGCCTGTTATCGTGGCTTCGTGTGCGATAGGACTCCTAG GCGCCGTCCTTCCCTTCCTCAGCCCGTACACTAAATACACGTCGATGCTGAACGCTGCCGTACCGTACAACTATCCAG TTCCGGTGCGAGATGACGGAAACATGGACGACGTTCCTGCACATCCCTGTGAACCAAAAGGACGGAGCTTGGACTGGCTGAAGAATCTCTAA